One window of the Bombus pyrosoma isolate SC7728 linkage group LG5, ASM1482585v1, whole genome shotgun sequence genome contains the following:
- the LOC122567471 gene encoding myb-like protein X isoform X2 encodes MSEIDYIIAPRIPRGLAPAVEGLAREILRQRPRNIYSFAAQHFAELVELRDKERTDEIVPRILKHKLVNDRDAENRNDYFRRCKYSNLIEEAMVIREVKEPTTSRNATKKAVASKRKGEMTNKSGWSINRTVKGLKKHENTIGKEGWNRGLNAKETEKSILGYSDHRSPRFSSQVTCHQFVRSSSAGNIFAKRIKRREVKENHEQFYTFVLDDKSYKNGKKVTRQRSADQIERDRAYFKDTCTSEDIDIDIASTEARICRNLKDQWKTMIEDERKEQEKLQEKFGNTKGGDAKLNSRLRKKSERESKDDEVEEMFINVRSRSDSLESNIIFEDAMKKLTNDGTISVVLPSVVTRQPPVKCTRNNVYECNGKDSTGNLTLPPISSDGSKSTKRGSNLIGLPSLLNEVDVRLKEQTTCQDYEGPTNSNWNPKDLESEKELKPAGTIEGATFDYDSKTIEKERKDEDLKGGNVNVDMAPWKYPRGSKSEGNGILVMTENTMEEGIDKQQILGEVEIIQQCLCSPREADIEETFKDSLNVTPDSIDLSHCQRADSLEHLENGKEEEEDQDQDEEKKEEEDQDQDEEKKEKEDQDQDEEKKEEEERYRPNELERKLIEIETVERSIENTLVCSQAIPKDVDVEFVVSKSSNEFSILKNFESEKPDCVYERQVLSVGDEWTKKNPDESQSPTSNEGDRDCDANIEIDSMEDEMPIGKSLDCNLDSDNSEIFLNRNNNGDDRDTRDHSTKETEIDLSCYVLTEGSPSEIPETVTTVIIPDNIVSNDNDNDVELEDGTNDEICVPFNEQIPSWNFERQQIKHGIGEEYCHGENPFGEYIHPESAVDYTTNIDAHILRGIKNAANRTSVYQEDLANIKEEEENDRGKFSNVDVQRSIDDRISAFSKKSAESMENKNSIEYEAKFASSSQEEDQERNNMNDKDDVRLKDLSKETPRKRREEESETFDDRSSDFSLSFEQVGAGPKVPELNLDSLQDITISSTIEKGNSKNLNNQSEEENDNVTSCEGENNSLSSFDTLASEEKVDIGEALSSENDRVKVFIEPADQQTKIESETERYSKEEFQGNEYTNNTSCSLVRNKDEKQSLRVEEEIARELIQNFIIDNTDVAEKDVETIPFELDDLMASSSSKYQTNNTNQTDDFIIKFHLPLQELTPEAIIEKSSCREKVDDDNNQAGDENEEDERRSGGSGETAREDDGGKEDQVEMTSLENQGNRDKPIAGSWHTGEFHDSLPLPFIEISKSLSAMNVYDLKPVNQEKTDDCFTSPTNLHAEDRGCTRIDRNIPFFDYKFSPTTTPRGIDIFENLSLFINELNRSKLSLNASSPIIIHSKRVLEQVHTTDKDKSDPLIGTSSNSDADDLREPLALDNTPQPIVIEEISDIDEREEQTLSLHEADTNLAGEISPFSFEQYNDSNNVEDKNKGTHDACTDSTNHQDID; translated from the exons ATGTCGGAAATAGACTACATAATAGCACCACGAATACCACGAGGTTTGGCTCCTGCGGTTGAAGGACTTGCACGAGAAATTTTGCGTCAAAGACCTCGAAACATTTACTCATTCGCGGCCCAACATTTCGCAGAATTGGTGGAATTAAGGGATAAAGAACGTACTGATGAAATCGTTCCGAGGATACTGAAACATAAATTGGTTAACGATCGTGATGCTGAAAATCGTAACGATTATTTTCGTAGGTGTAAATACAGTAATTTGATTGAAGAAGCGATGGTAATAAGGGAAGTGAAGGAACCAACGACATCGAGAAACGCAACGAAAAAAGCTGTGGCatcgaagagaaaaggagagatgACAAATAAAAGTGGTTGGTCTATAAATAGGACGGTTAAAGGATTGAAGAAGCATGAAAATACAATTGGAAAAGAAGGTTGGAATAGAGGATTAAACGCTAAAGAGACGGAGAAATCAATTCTTGGTTACTCGGATCATCGTTCACCACGATTTTCGAGTCAAGTTACTTGTCATCAATTCGTTCGATCTTCGTCCGCTGGAAATATATTCGCAAAACGTATTAAGCGTCGAGAAGTTAAAGAAAATCACGAACAATTCTATACATTTGTTTTAGATgataaaagttacaagaaCGGGAAGAAAGTGACGCGACAAAGAAGTGCCGATCAAATCGAAAGAGATCGCGCGTATTTTAAGGACACTTGTACGAGCGAAGATATAGACATAGACATTGCTTCGACAGAGGCTAGAATCTgtcgaaatttaaaagatcaaTGGAAAACTATGATCGAAGATGAGCGAAAAGAGCAGGAAAAATTGCAAGAGAAATTTGGTAATACGAAAGGAGGTGATGCCAAATTAAATTCCCGATTGAGAAAGAAGAGTGAGAGAGAATCGAAAGACGACGAAGTGGAAGAGATGTTTATTAACGTGAGATCGCGATCCGATTCATTAGAGAGCAACATAATTTTTGAGGATGCGATGAAAAAGTTGACCAATGATGGAACGATCTCGGTGGTCCTTCCATCGGTCGTTACGCGACAACCTCCTGTAAAATGTACAAGGAACAACGTGTATGAATGTAACGGGAAGGATAGCACAGGTAATTTGACATTGCCACCGATTTCGAGTGATGGGTCCAAGTCGACGAAGAGAGGAAGCAATTTAATCGGATTACCCTCTTTGTTAAATGAGGTGGATGTTCGGTTGAAGGAACAAACGACATGCCAGGATTACGAGGGTCCAACAAATTCGAATTGGAATCCTAAGGATCTGGAATCGGAGAAAGAGCTTAAACCAGCAGGAACTATCGAAGGTGCGACTTTCGATTACGATTCGAAAACAATTGAAAAGGAACGCAAAGACGAGGATTTAAAAGGCGGCAATGTGAACGTAGATATGGCCCCATGGAAATATCCTCGTGGAAGTAAGTCTGAAGGAAATGGAATTCTTGTTATGACGGAGAATACGATGGAGGAAGGTATCGATAAACAGCAAATTCTAGGAGAAGTAGAAATTATTCAGCAATGTTTATGTTCACCGCGGGAGGCGGATATCGAGGAAACTTTTAAAGACAGCTTAAACGTAACACCtgattcgatcgatctttcTCATTGTCAGAGGGCAGATTCATTGGAACATTTGGAGAAcgggaaagaggaagaggaggatcAGGACCAGgacgaggagaaaaaagaagaggaggatCAGGACCAGgacgaggagaaaaaagaaaaggaggatCAGGACCAGgacgaggagaaaaaggaagaggaggaacGATATCGACCGAACGAGCTCGAAAGGAAATTAATCGAGATAGAAACGGTCGAGAGAAGCATCGAAAATACGTTGGTCTGTTCTCAGGCTATTCCAAAAGATGTCGATGTTGAATTCGTAGTATCGAAGAGTTCGAATGAATtttcgattttgaaaaatttcgaatcgGAGAAACCAGACTGCGTATACGAAAGGCAGGTATTGAGCGTAGGAGATGAGTGGACGAAGAAAAATCCAGATGAAAGTCAGAGTCCAACGAGCAACGAAGGTGACAGAGATTGCGACGCTAATATCGAGATTGACTCGATGGAAGATGAAATGCCGATTGGAAAAAGTTTAGATTGCAATCTTGACTCTGACAACTCGGAAATTTTCCTTAATAGAAACAATAATGGCGATGATCGAGATACGCGTGACCATTCtacgaaagaaacagaaatcgATCTTTCTTGTTACGTCCTTACCGAAGGTTCCCCTAGTGAAATACCAGAAACAGTAACCACCGTAATTATACCCGATAATATCGTTAGCAATGACAATGATAACGATGTTGAGCTCGAAGATGGTACGAACGACGAGATTTGCGTCCCTTTTAACGAGCAAATCCCATCTTGGAATTTCGAAAGACAGCAGATAAAGCACGGGATTGGAGAAGAGTATTGCCACGGCGAGAATCCATTTGGAGAATATATACATCCAGAAAGTGCTGTTGACTATACAACGAACATCGATGCTCATATTTTACGTGGTATAAAAAATGCTGCCAATCGAACGTCTGTTTATCAAGAAGATCTTGCAAATAtcaaagaggaggaagaaaatgataGGGGCAAATTCTCTAACGTCGACGTCCAGCGTAGCATCGACGATCGTATCAGCGCTTTTTCGAAAAAGTCGGCCGAatcaatggaaaataaaaatagtatcgAATACGAAGCAAAATTTGCAAGTTCCAGTCAAGAAGAGGATCAAGAACGAAATAATATGAACGATAAGGACGATGTACGATTGAAAGATCTCTCTAAAGAAACTccaaggaaaagaagagaagaggaaagcGAAACGTTCGATGATCGTTCGAGTGATTTTTCTTTGTCGTTTGAACAAGTTGGAGCTGGACCAAAAGTACCTGAATTAAATCTGGATTCGTTACAAGACATAACAATATCGTCGACGATTGAAAAGGGCAATTCGAAAAATCTTAACAATCAgtcggaagaagaaaatgataatgtTACTTCTTGCGAAGGTGAAAACAATTCTTTATCTTCCTTCGATACTTTAGCTTCTGAAGAAAAAGTAGACATCGGTGAAGCTTTGTCCTCGGAAAACGATCGAGTAAAAGTTTTTATCGAGCCGGCAGATCAACAAACCAAAATTGAAAGCGAGACTGAAAGGTATTCAAAGGAAGAGTTTCAAGGTAATGAATATACTAATAACACGAGTTGCTCGCTTGTTCGTAACAAAGATGAAAAACAGTCTCTTCGcgtggaagaagaaattgcACGGGAATTAATACAGAATTTCATTATCGATAATACCGACGTAGCTGAAAAAGATGTCGAAACAATTCCTTTCGAACTGGACGATTTAATGGCCTCGTCATCTTCTAAATACCAGACGAATAACACGAATCAAACCGATgactttataattaaatttcatctaCCTCTACAAGAATTAACACCTGAAGCAATAATCGAAAAATCTTCTTGTCGAGAAAAGGTCGACGATGACAATAATCAAGCAGGCGATGAGAATGAAGAAGACGAAAGGAGAAGCGGAGGAAGTGGAGAAACAGCAAGAGAAGACGACGGAGGAAAAGAA GATCAAGTAGAAATGACATCTTTGGAAAATCAAGGAAACAGGGACAAACCAATCGCCGGTTCGTGGCACACTGGAGAATTTCACGATTCCTTACCACTAcctttcattgaaatttcaaaaagtctTTCCGCCATGAACGTTTACGATTTAAAACCTGTGAACCAGGAAAAGACGGATGATTGCTTTACTTCTCCAACTAATCTGCACGCAGAAGATCGAGGATGTACAAGAATTGATCGCAACATACCTTTTTTCGATTATAAGTTTTCTCCGACCACTACTCCTCGTGGTATTGATATCTTCGAAAATttgagtttatttattaacgaattGAATCGGagtaaattatcattaaacgCTTCGTCTCCTATCATTATTCACAGCAAACGCGTGTTGGAGCAAGTTCACACAACGGACAAAGACAAGAGTGATCCACTCATCGGAACGAGTTCAAATTCTGATGCTGACGATCTTCGTGAGCCATTAGCGCTCGATAATACACCACAACCTATCGTTATAGAGGAAATTTCAGATATCGACGAAAGAGAAGAGCAAACGTTATCGCTCCACGAAGCAGATACGAATTTAGCGGGAGAAATAAGTCCGTTTTCTTTCGAACAATACAATGACTCTAATAAcgttgaagataaaaataaaggaacacATG ATGCATGTACTGATTCTACCAACCATCAAGATATCGATTAG
- the LOC122567471 gene encoding myb-like protein X isoform X4: MSEIDYIIAPRIPRGLAPAVEGLAREILRQRPRNIYSFAAQHFAELVELRDKERTDEIVPRILKHKLVNDRDAENRNDYFRRCKYSNLIEEAMVIREVKEPTTSRNATKKAVASKRKGEMTNKSGWSINRTVKGLKKHENTIGKEGWNRGLNAKETEKSILGYSDHRSPRFSSQVTCHQFVRSSSAGNIFAKRIKRREVKENHEQFYTFVLDDKSYKNGKKVTRQRSADQIERDRAYFKDTCTSEDIDIDIASTEARICRNLKDQWKTMIEDERKEQEKLQEKFGNTKGGDAKLNSRLRKKSERESKDDEVEEMFINVRSRSDSLESNIIFEDAMKKLTNDGTISVVLPSVVTRQPPVKCTRNNVYECNGKDSTGNLTLPPISSDGSKSTKRGSNLIGLPSLLNEVDVRLKEQTTCQDYEGPTNSNWNPKDLESEKELKPAGTIEGATFDYDSKTIEKERKDEDLKGGNVNVDMAPWKYPRGSKSEGNGILVMTENTMEEGIDKQQILGEVEIIQQCLCSPREADIEETFKDSLNVTPDSIDLSHCQRADSLEHLENGKEEEEDQDQDEEKKEEEDQDQDEEKKEKEDQDQDEEKKEEEERYRPNELERKLIEIETVERSIENTLVCSQAIPKDVDVEFVVSKSSNEFSILKNFESEKPDCVYERQVLSVGDEWTKKNPDESQSPTSNEGDRDCDANIEIDSMEDEMPIGKSLDCNLDSDNSEIFLNRNNNGDDRDTRDHSTKETEIDLSCYVLTEGSPSEIPETVTTVIIPDNIVSNDNDNDVELEDGTNDEICVPFNEQIPSWNFERQQIKHGIGEEYCHGENPFGEYIHPESAVDYTTNIDAHILRGIKNAANRTSVYQEDLANIKEEEENDRGKFSNVDVQRSIDDRISAFSKKSAESMENKNSIEYEAKFASSSQEEDQERNNMNDKDDVRLKDLSKETPRKRREEESETFDDRSSDFSLSFEQVGAGPKVPELNLDSLQDITISSTIEKGNSKNLNNQSEEENDNVTSCEGENNSLSSFDTLASEEKVDIGEALSSENDRVKVFIEPADQQTKIESETERYSKEEFQGNEYTNNTSCSLVRNKDEKQSLRVEEEIARELIQNFIIDNTDVAEKDVETIPFELDDLMASSSSKYQTNNTNQTDDFIIKFHLPLQELTPEAIIEKSSCREKVDDDNNQAGDENEEDERRSGGSGETAREDDGGKEDQVEMTSLENQGNRDKPIAGSWHTGEFHDSLPLPFIEISKSLSAMNVYDLKPVNQEKTDDCFTSPTNLHAEDRGCTRIDRNIPFFDYKFSPTTTPRANACWSKFTQRTKTRVIHSSERVQILMLTIFVSH, encoded by the exons ATGTCGGAAATAGACTACATAATAGCACCACGAATACCACGAGGTTTGGCTCCTGCGGTTGAAGGACTTGCACGAGAAATTTTGCGTCAAAGACCTCGAAACATTTACTCATTCGCGGCCCAACATTTCGCAGAATTGGTGGAATTAAGGGATAAAGAACGTACTGATGAAATCGTTCCGAGGATACTGAAACATAAATTGGTTAACGATCGTGATGCTGAAAATCGTAACGATTATTTTCGTAGGTGTAAATACAGTAATTTGATTGAAGAAGCGATGGTAATAAGGGAAGTGAAGGAACCAACGACATCGAGAAACGCAACGAAAAAAGCTGTGGCatcgaagagaaaaggagagatgACAAATAAAAGTGGTTGGTCTATAAATAGGACGGTTAAAGGATTGAAGAAGCATGAAAATACAATTGGAAAAGAAGGTTGGAATAGAGGATTAAACGCTAAAGAGACGGAGAAATCAATTCTTGGTTACTCGGATCATCGTTCACCACGATTTTCGAGTCAAGTTACTTGTCATCAATTCGTTCGATCTTCGTCCGCTGGAAATATATTCGCAAAACGTATTAAGCGTCGAGAAGTTAAAGAAAATCACGAACAATTCTATACATTTGTTTTAGATgataaaagttacaagaaCGGGAAGAAAGTGACGCGACAAAGAAGTGCCGATCAAATCGAAAGAGATCGCGCGTATTTTAAGGACACTTGTACGAGCGAAGATATAGACATAGACATTGCTTCGACAGAGGCTAGAATCTgtcgaaatttaaaagatcaaTGGAAAACTATGATCGAAGATGAGCGAAAAGAGCAGGAAAAATTGCAAGAGAAATTTGGTAATACGAAAGGAGGTGATGCCAAATTAAATTCCCGATTGAGAAAGAAGAGTGAGAGAGAATCGAAAGACGACGAAGTGGAAGAGATGTTTATTAACGTGAGATCGCGATCCGATTCATTAGAGAGCAACATAATTTTTGAGGATGCGATGAAAAAGTTGACCAATGATGGAACGATCTCGGTGGTCCTTCCATCGGTCGTTACGCGACAACCTCCTGTAAAATGTACAAGGAACAACGTGTATGAATGTAACGGGAAGGATAGCACAGGTAATTTGACATTGCCACCGATTTCGAGTGATGGGTCCAAGTCGACGAAGAGAGGAAGCAATTTAATCGGATTACCCTCTTTGTTAAATGAGGTGGATGTTCGGTTGAAGGAACAAACGACATGCCAGGATTACGAGGGTCCAACAAATTCGAATTGGAATCCTAAGGATCTGGAATCGGAGAAAGAGCTTAAACCAGCAGGAACTATCGAAGGTGCGACTTTCGATTACGATTCGAAAACAATTGAAAAGGAACGCAAAGACGAGGATTTAAAAGGCGGCAATGTGAACGTAGATATGGCCCCATGGAAATATCCTCGTGGAAGTAAGTCTGAAGGAAATGGAATTCTTGTTATGACGGAGAATACGATGGAGGAAGGTATCGATAAACAGCAAATTCTAGGAGAAGTAGAAATTATTCAGCAATGTTTATGTTCACCGCGGGAGGCGGATATCGAGGAAACTTTTAAAGACAGCTTAAACGTAACACCtgattcgatcgatctttcTCATTGTCAGAGGGCAGATTCATTGGAACATTTGGAGAAcgggaaagaggaagaggaggatcAGGACCAGgacgaggagaaaaaagaagaggaggatCAGGACCAGgacgaggagaaaaaagaaaaggaggatCAGGACCAGgacgaggagaaaaaggaagaggaggaacGATATCGACCGAACGAGCTCGAAAGGAAATTAATCGAGATAGAAACGGTCGAGAGAAGCATCGAAAATACGTTGGTCTGTTCTCAGGCTATTCCAAAAGATGTCGATGTTGAATTCGTAGTATCGAAGAGTTCGAATGAATtttcgattttgaaaaatttcgaatcgGAGAAACCAGACTGCGTATACGAAAGGCAGGTATTGAGCGTAGGAGATGAGTGGACGAAGAAAAATCCAGATGAAAGTCAGAGTCCAACGAGCAACGAAGGTGACAGAGATTGCGACGCTAATATCGAGATTGACTCGATGGAAGATGAAATGCCGATTGGAAAAAGTTTAGATTGCAATCTTGACTCTGACAACTCGGAAATTTTCCTTAATAGAAACAATAATGGCGATGATCGAGATACGCGTGACCATTCtacgaaagaaacagaaatcgATCTTTCTTGTTACGTCCTTACCGAAGGTTCCCCTAGTGAAATACCAGAAACAGTAACCACCGTAATTATACCCGATAATATCGTTAGCAATGACAATGATAACGATGTTGAGCTCGAAGATGGTACGAACGACGAGATTTGCGTCCCTTTTAACGAGCAAATCCCATCTTGGAATTTCGAAAGACAGCAGATAAAGCACGGGATTGGAGAAGAGTATTGCCACGGCGAGAATCCATTTGGAGAATATATACATCCAGAAAGTGCTGTTGACTATACAACGAACATCGATGCTCATATTTTACGTGGTATAAAAAATGCTGCCAATCGAACGTCTGTTTATCAAGAAGATCTTGCAAATAtcaaagaggaggaagaaaatgataGGGGCAAATTCTCTAACGTCGACGTCCAGCGTAGCATCGACGATCGTATCAGCGCTTTTTCGAAAAAGTCGGCCGAatcaatggaaaataaaaatagtatcgAATACGAAGCAAAATTTGCAAGTTCCAGTCAAGAAGAGGATCAAGAACGAAATAATATGAACGATAAGGACGATGTACGATTGAAAGATCTCTCTAAAGAAACTccaaggaaaagaagagaagaggaaagcGAAACGTTCGATGATCGTTCGAGTGATTTTTCTTTGTCGTTTGAACAAGTTGGAGCTGGACCAAAAGTACCTGAATTAAATCTGGATTCGTTACAAGACATAACAATATCGTCGACGATTGAAAAGGGCAATTCGAAAAATCTTAACAATCAgtcggaagaagaaaatgataatgtTACTTCTTGCGAAGGTGAAAACAATTCTTTATCTTCCTTCGATACTTTAGCTTCTGAAGAAAAAGTAGACATCGGTGAAGCTTTGTCCTCGGAAAACGATCGAGTAAAAGTTTTTATCGAGCCGGCAGATCAACAAACCAAAATTGAAAGCGAGACTGAAAGGTATTCAAAGGAAGAGTTTCAAGGTAATGAATATACTAATAACACGAGTTGCTCGCTTGTTCGTAACAAAGATGAAAAACAGTCTCTTCGcgtggaagaagaaattgcACGGGAATTAATACAGAATTTCATTATCGATAATACCGACGTAGCTGAAAAAGATGTCGAAACAATTCCTTTCGAACTGGACGATTTAATGGCCTCGTCATCTTCTAAATACCAGACGAATAACACGAATCAAACCGATgactttataattaaatttcatctaCCTCTACAAGAATTAACACCTGAAGCAATAATCGAAAAATCTTCTTGTCGAGAAAAGGTCGACGATGACAATAATCAAGCAGGCGATGAGAATGAAGAAGACGAAAGGAGAAGCGGAGGAAGTGGAGAAACAGCAAGAGAAGACGACGGAGGAAAAGAA GATCAAGTAGAAATGACATCTTTGGAAAATCAAGGAAACAGGGACAAACCAATCGCCGGTTCGTGGCACACTGGAGAATTTCACGATTCCTTACCACTAcctttcattgaaatttcaaaaagtctTTCCGCCATGAACGTTTACGATTTAAAACCTGTGAACCAGGAAAAGACGGATGATTGCTTTACTTCTCCAACTAATCTGCACGCAGAAGATCGAGGATGTACAAGAATTGATCGCAACATACCTTTTTTCGATTATAAGTTTTCTCCGACCACTACTCCTCGTG CAAACGCGTGTTGGAGCAAGTTCACACAACGGACAAAGACAAGAGTGATCCACTCATCGGAACGAGTTCAAATTCTGATGCTGACGATCTTCGTGAGCCATTAG